In Archangium violaceum, the following are encoded in one genomic region:
- a CDS encoding SDR family oxidoreductase: MGSEQRRGVLITGGGSGIGLAMAVEFLKLGYDVAICGRDPERLAAAKAKHPGLRTMQADVARSEEHARLATWLATHVPHLSVLVNNAGIMHASDFRGSVRLSEIRSELDTNLLAPIALTAALLPMLARNDKPTVVNVTSGLAFCPSAEFPVYCATKAALHSFTLSLRHQLTGRVRVVEIAPPIVATGLDKRNQDRRPAEGAGPPVLSAETFASEAVERLEQGEAEIVIGVANGLRQRGEALFADMNP; encoded by the coding sequence ATGGGCAGCGAGCAGAGAAGAGGCGTGCTGATCACAGGCGGCGGGTCAGGGATCGGACTGGCAATGGCCGTGGAATTTCTGAAGCTCGGATACGACGTCGCGATCTGCGGACGAGATCCCGAGAGATTGGCCGCCGCAAAGGCGAAGCATCCGGGCCTTCGCACGATGCAGGCTGATGTTGCGCGCTCCGAGGAGCATGCGAGGTTGGCTACGTGGCTCGCGACCCACGTGCCGCATCTCAGCGTGCTCGTGAACAACGCTGGCATCATGCACGCTTCAGACTTCCGCGGAAGCGTGAGGCTCAGCGAAATTCGGTCCGAGCTCGACACGAACCTGCTCGCTCCCATTGCGCTGACTGCCGCGTTGCTCCCGATGCTCGCTCGCAACGACAAGCCCACGGTCGTCAACGTGACTTCCGGTCTCGCCTTCTGCCCCTCGGCGGAGTTTCCCGTGTACTGCGCAACGAAGGCCGCGCTGCACTCCTTCACCCTCAGCCTGCGGCATCAACTGACGGGACGGGTCCGTGTGGTTGAGATCGCGCCGCCCATCGTCGCGACCGGACTTGACAAGAGGAATCAGGATCGGCGTCCCGCTGAGGGAGCTGGGCCGCCCGTCCTCTCCGCCGAGACCTTCGCGAGCGAGGCGGTGGAGCGCCTCGAACAAGGCGAAGCCGAGATCGTCATCGGTGTTGCGAACGGGCTGAGGCAGCGCGGCGAGGCGTTGTTTGCCGACATGAACCCGTAG
- the map gene encoding type I methionyl aminopeptidase codes for MGIPLMKDGEIERLRLAGRAAAGTLAYVASKLAPGITTADIDAWVREDTARRGGTPSQLGYKGFPAAVCTSRNHVVCHGIPRPDERLMPGDIVNVDVTTCLNGFHGDTSATFLIGEVSAEARHVVDVARRCRDAGMAVVRHGAKLGDIGAAIQQLAHQEGCSVVSEFGGHGIGHQMHGPPHVSHVGKKGTGITLRSGMVLTIEPMVNLGRADIRVLPDGWTVLTADGSLSAQFEHTVLITRDGYEVLTPPPEDFRSA; via the coding sequence ATGGGCATTCCATTGATGAAGGACGGCGAAATCGAGCGGCTGCGCCTGGCGGGACGGGCCGCCGCGGGCACGCTCGCCTATGTGGCGTCCAAGCTGGCACCGGGCATCACCACGGCGGACATCGACGCGTGGGTGCGCGAGGACACGGCCCGGCGCGGGGGGACGCCGAGCCAGTTGGGCTACAAGGGCTTTCCGGCGGCGGTCTGCACCAGCCGCAACCACGTCGTCTGCCATGGCATCCCCCGCCCGGACGAGCGGCTGATGCCCGGGGACATCGTCAACGTGGACGTCACCACGTGCCTCAACGGCTTTCATGGCGACACCTCGGCCACGTTCCTCATCGGCGAGGTGTCCGCCGAGGCCCGGCACGTGGTGGACGTCGCGCGGCGGTGCCGGGACGCGGGCATGGCCGTGGTGCGCCATGGCGCGAAGCTCGGCGACATCGGCGCCGCCATCCAGCAGCTGGCCCACCAGGAGGGCTGCAGCGTGGTGTCCGAGTTCGGCGGCCATGGCATCGGCCACCAGATGCACGGGCCGCCCCATGTGTCCCACGTGGGAAAGAAGGGCACGGGCATCACCCTGCGCTCGGGCATGGTCCTCACCATCGAGCCCATGGTGAACCTGGGCCGCGCGGACATCCGCGTGCTTCCGGATGGGTGGACGGTGCTCACCGCGGACGGCAGCCTGTCGGCCCAGTTCGAGCACACCGTGCTCATCACCCGCGATGGATACGAAGTGCTCACCCCCCCGCCCGAGGACTTCCGGAGCGCGTGA
- a CDS encoding AraC family transcriptional regulator yields the protein MDLLSDILRDLRLESTVLSVFELHAPWGLRKDGLEGGAPFHVVIEGRCLLRMEHKKPTELTAGDLVVLPHGDAHTLSSSASAPVTPFKSVLLQNGVVETWAPGKRVGRPVVIRFGSAKGEVVRVISGVFAFRDPRRNPVLEALPPLLRVAGEHGRGSSWLENALRLLIDEAFSEAPGASTVAERVADILFVQAVRAHIASVQDGPSSGWLRGFLDPSIGRALGLVHARAAEPWTVERLARAVGLSRTVFAQRFRRLVGETVMAYVTSRRMHLAAGLLCTSNDGLGQIAEQVGYETEVTFSKAFRAWAGEPPGHYRRRMRDAKR from the coding sequence GTGGACCTTCTCAGCGATATCCTCCGCGACCTGCGACTCGAGAGCACGGTCTTGAGTGTCTTCGAGCTTCACGCTCCATGGGGCCTGCGGAAGGACGGGCTCGAGGGGGGCGCGCCCTTTCATGTGGTCATCGAAGGGCGCTGCCTGCTGCGAATGGAACACAAGAAGCCGACCGAGCTCACAGCCGGCGACCTGGTCGTCCTCCCCCATGGCGACGCTCACACCCTGTCGTCCTCGGCATCTGCCCCGGTGACACCGTTCAAGTCGGTTCTGCTGCAAAACGGAGTCGTGGAGACGTGGGCGCCGGGAAAGCGGGTCGGCCGTCCCGTCGTCATCCGGTTCGGCTCGGCCAAAGGTGAGGTCGTTCGGGTGATTTCGGGCGTGTTCGCGTTTCGAGACCCACGTCGAAACCCCGTCCTCGAGGCGCTTCCTCCGCTGCTCCGCGTCGCTGGCGAGCACGGTCGAGGCTCGTCGTGGCTTGAGAACGCCCTGCGCCTCCTCATCGACGAGGCGTTCTCCGAGGCCCCAGGTGCGTCGACCGTCGCGGAGCGTGTCGCCGACATTCTCTTCGTGCAGGCGGTGAGGGCGCACATCGCCTCGGTGCAGGATGGTCCCTCGAGCGGGTGGCTGCGGGGGTTCCTCGACCCTTCCATTGGACGCGCCCTGGGGCTCGTGCACGCTCGCGCTGCCGAGCCTTGGACCGTCGAGCGCCTGGCTCGTGCGGTCGGGCTCTCACGAACGGTCTTTGCACAACGCTTTCGCCGTCTGGTTGGCGAGACCGTCATGGCCTACGTCACCAGCCGGCGGATGCACCTCGCGGCCGGGCTGCTGTGCACGAGCAACGACGGGCTTGGCCAGATCGCGGAGCAAGTCGGCTACGAGACGGAGGTGACGTTCAGCAAGGCGTTTCGCGCGTGGGCTGGCGAACCACCTGGGCACTACAGAAGACGAATGCGAGACGCCAAGCGATAG
- a CDS encoding dihydrofolate reductase family protein, producing MTDGIESAVNQAKAAAAGKSVGVHGADTIQQCLNAGLLDEIHVDIAAVLLGSGVRLFDHLAGTPVVLGNPTVIPGVGVTHLRYPVRKA from the coding sequence GTGACCGACGGCATCGAAAGCGCCGTGAACCAGGCCAAAGCCGCCGCCGCCGGGAAGTCCGTTGGGGTCCACGGCGCTGACACCATCCAGCAGTGCCTGAATGCTGGCCTCCTCGACGAAATCCACGTCGACATCGCGGCGGTTCTTCTTGGCTCCGGAGTTCGACTCTTTGACCACCTCGCCGGCACGCCAGTCGTCCTTGGCAACCCGACGGTGATCCCGGGCGTCGGCGTTACACACCTGCGCTACCCAGTACGCAAGGCGTAG
- a CDS encoding sensor histidine kinase, giving the protein MKTKSASPFTITETLYEGGGTLLFRGLRTADHLPVLLKVLDPRHGRSGDVERLRHEHAIGKTLDLQTIVAPLALETYEGMPALVMEDFGGESLDHFIGAPMPTERFLDLAVRIAAAVSELHERDIIHKDLKPQNILVNAATGQVKLTGFGLASRLPREHNAPEISSFIEGSLPYLAPEQTGRMNRAIDSRADLYALGVIFYEMLTGGLPFVARDPLEWVHCHVARTPPPPSALVPQLPELLSALVLKLLGKMAEERYQTARGLRHDLVRCLTESRARGRLEPFPLAEHDVSGRFKIPQKLYGREDEIAALLRTFERVVATGSPEFVLVSGYSGIGKSALVYELHKPIVRERGFFISGKFDKYKRDIPYSTIVRAFRELVPELLAGSEERLSTFRQRLLGALGSNGQLIVEVIPQVELVVGRQPPVPELPPTEAQNRFHMVFRHFIGVFARKEHPLALFLDDLQWADSASLALLQDLMTHPETGHFLGIGTYRDNEVAPSHPLILTLDKMRKEGALVSDIVLGPLSREHLAMLVSDTLRCRGEDSVSLSDLVHEKTAGNPFFVIQFLTALYEERLLEFDGRARTWRWDVKRIRAKGFTDNVVDLMVGKLTRLPERTQEALKRLACLGNTAKLATLTRVCRRSEQEMHADLWEAVRAGLVLRLDGAYMYLHDRVQEAAYSLIPEELRAAVHLEIGRLLAFHLPEEALDERVFDVANQLNHGVALITDPREKETLCRFNFQAGRKAKASVAYASACGYLAQAASLLPSDAWSTRYEDTFTLYMELSECEYLVGDFHRADELFDLILQNARSNPDRARAYRLRIRLYQVSRRYADGVTVALEGLGLFGVRLPESSEEIQVEVEAEIRDISANLRDRRIADLLDAPAVRDPNGRAIIGLLVDSIPCAYNARPEMFALEVVKALNFSLRYGNAEETCFAYSAYGIMLASLFGDIPSAYEFSEMSLRLNEKFNDARLKGKLLFMHGGHIHFWRRPIATSVPIMEQGFLACLEVGDLVFAGLVTILTVWLVLEKGSPLDEVLKVSRKYIAFARESHNAAVLHTLQLEQRFVASLRGATPEPTSLDDGSFDEAESLAVITEATFGCGIAFYHVMKQIAAFAGGRYGEALESAARAATMLGAIMAQPIEATYHFYHALTLAALHPQVPADQQREFARTLEAELRKLKLWADNCPENYLSRHALVSAEIARIEGRELDAQRLYEEAIRSARENGFVQNEALAYELASAFYRARGFDQFANTYLSGARACYVRWGADSKVKQLDQQNPRLLQPRPPTPAATFAVRTEQLDLLSVTKASQSISGEIVLDKLVRTLLTIVLEQGGAQRGCLILYREGGLSIEAEASLEVGGVATKLLEAQPLSSSLVPVSIANYAWRTKERVVLEGIADGAKYASDPYIVHVKPRSLLCLPILRQAEVVGLLYLENNLVASAFTPERLAALSLLASQAAISLENALLLSKEQAARAAAEMAERQATFLAEVGALLSESLDYEETLARLGRLSVRSICDWCVIDIVEGAEIRRIAGAHKDPAKERVLEELRRRYPPHWDSPQPAAGVLRTGEPLLFPELSDEGIRRLAVDDEHVRICRELGARSSMIVPLVACGQTFGVLSAVSSTPGRRYGGADLKLVQEVARRAAIAIDNARLYRKTQEAIRVRDEFLSVASHELNTPMTSLTLTLQSMDRAFRAGRSIDPQTMGRLVERSLLQGARLCRLNRDLLDVSRLHAGQLPLELEDVDLGAIVREVVEQFKLEFSQAGCPLTMRDGGRIVGLWDRSRVAQILTRLLSNALKFGAGKPIEIFLGEEAGMARVAVRDHGIGIDPTRQGRIFERFERAVSDKHYGGLGLGLYISRWIAEAHGGTIRVQSEPGAGSTFILELPCVGPRPSAERDV; this is encoded by the coding sequence ATGAAGACGAAGAGCGCCTCCCCTTTCACGATCACCGAGACCCTTTACGAGGGCGGGGGAACCCTCTTGTTCCGCGGGCTCCGGACGGCCGATCACCTCCCGGTGCTCCTGAAGGTGCTCGATCCGAGGCATGGCCGCTCGGGGGACGTCGAGCGTCTGCGGCACGAGCATGCGATCGGCAAGACGCTGGACCTCCAGACGATCGTGGCGCCGCTCGCCCTCGAGACGTACGAGGGAATGCCGGCGCTCGTGATGGAGGATTTTGGCGGCGAGTCGCTCGACCACTTCATCGGCGCGCCCATGCCGACCGAGCGCTTCCTCGACCTCGCGGTCCGTATCGCGGCGGCGGTGTCGGAGCTCCACGAGCGGGACATCATCCACAAGGATCTGAAGCCCCAGAACATCCTCGTGAATGCGGCCACCGGCCAGGTGAAGCTCACCGGCTTCGGGCTCGCGTCGCGCCTCCCCCGCGAACACAATGCCCCCGAGATCTCGAGCTTCATCGAGGGCTCCCTGCCGTACCTGGCGCCGGAGCAGACAGGGCGGATGAACCGGGCGATCGACAGCCGCGCCGACCTCTACGCTCTCGGAGTCATCTTCTACGAAATGCTTACGGGGGGCCTGCCCTTCGTGGCGAGGGATCCGCTCGAGTGGGTGCATTGCCACGTCGCCCGTACCCCGCCGCCGCCCTCCGCGCTCGTCCCGCAGCTGCCCGAGCTCCTCTCCGCGCTCGTCCTGAAGCTCCTGGGCAAGATGGCGGAGGAGCGCTACCAGACCGCCCGCGGCCTGCGGCACGACCTCGTGCGGTGCCTGACCGAGTCGCGAGCCCGAGGCAGGCTCGAGCCGTTCCCCCTGGCCGAGCACGACGTCTCGGGTCGCTTCAAGATCCCCCAGAAGCTCTATGGCCGCGAGGATGAAATCGCCGCGCTGCTGCGCACATTCGAGCGCGTGGTCGCCACGGGCTCCCCCGAGTTCGTCCTGGTCTCGGGCTATTCCGGCATCGGCAAGTCGGCGCTCGTGTATGAGCTGCACAAGCCCATCGTCCGCGAGCGGGGCTTCTTCATTTCGGGAAAGTTCGACAAATACAAGCGAGACATCCCGTACTCCACGATTGTCCGGGCCTTCCGGGAGCTCGTGCCGGAGCTCCTCGCCGGGAGCGAGGAGCGGCTCTCGACCTTCCGGCAGCGGCTGCTCGGCGCTCTCGGGAGCAATGGACAGCTCATCGTGGAGGTCATCCCTCAGGTCGAGCTCGTCGTCGGACGGCAACCGCCGGTTCCCGAGTTGCCGCCGACCGAGGCGCAGAACCGGTTCCACATGGTGTTCCGGCACTTCATCGGGGTGTTCGCCCGCAAGGAGCACCCGCTCGCGCTCTTCCTCGACGATCTCCAGTGGGCCGATTCTGCGAGCCTCGCCCTCCTCCAGGATTTGATGACCCATCCCGAAACGGGCCATTTCCTCGGCATCGGCACATACCGGGACAATGAGGTGGCCCCTTCGCACCCGCTCATCCTGACGCTGGACAAGATGCGGAAGGAGGGGGCGCTCGTCTCGGACATCGTGCTCGGCCCGCTTTCCCGCGAGCACCTCGCCATGCTCGTCAGCGATACGCTCCGCTGCCGCGGCGAAGACTCCGTGTCGCTTTCGGACCTCGTCCACGAGAAGACGGCCGGCAACCCCTTCTTCGTGATCCAGTTCCTCACCGCGCTCTACGAAGAGCGCCTGCTCGAGTTCGATGGACGCGCGAGGACGTGGCGGTGGGACGTGAAGAGGATCCGCGCCAAGGGCTTCACCGACAACGTGGTCGACCTGATGGTCGGCAAGCTCACGCGGCTTCCTGAGCGCACCCAGGAAGCGCTCAAACGACTCGCCTGTCTGGGGAACACCGCGAAGCTCGCCACCCTGACGAGGGTCTGCCGCCGCTCGGAGCAGGAGATGCATGCCGATCTCTGGGAGGCCGTCCGCGCGGGGCTCGTTCTCCGTCTGGACGGCGCGTACATGTATCTCCACGACCGCGTCCAGGAGGCGGCCTATTCGCTCATCCCGGAGGAGCTGAGGGCCGCGGTGCATCTCGAGATCGGCCGGCTCCTCGCGTTCCATCTGCCCGAAGAGGCGCTCGACGAGCGGGTCTTCGACGTCGCGAACCAACTCAACCACGGTGTCGCGCTCATCACGGATCCACGCGAAAAGGAGACGCTCTGCCGGTTCAACTTCCAGGCGGGGAGAAAGGCGAAGGCGTCGGTCGCCTACGCGTCGGCGTGCGGCTATCTGGCCCAGGCTGCATCACTGCTGCCATCGGACGCCTGGAGCACACGGTACGAGGATACGTTCACGCTCTACATGGAACTCTCCGAGTGCGAGTACCTCGTCGGCGACTTCCATCGGGCCGATGAGCTGTTCGACCTGATCCTCCAGAACGCCCGTTCCAATCCCGACCGGGCCAGGGCCTACCGGCTGCGCATAAGGCTGTACCAGGTCTCGAGGCGATATGCCGACGGGGTGACGGTCGCGCTGGAAGGTCTTGGGCTCTTCGGGGTGCGCCTGCCGGAGTCGAGCGAGGAGATCCAGGTCGAAGTCGAAGCGGAGATCCGGGACATCTCGGCCAACCTGCGCGATCGTCGCATCGCCGACCTCCTCGATGCGCCGGCGGTGCGCGACCCCAATGGGCGGGCGATCATCGGCCTGCTTGTCGATTCGATCCCCTGCGCGTACAACGCGCGACCGGAGATGTTCGCTCTGGAGGTCGTCAAGGCGCTGAACTTCTCCCTGCGGTACGGGAACGCCGAGGAGACCTGCTTCGCCTACAGCGCCTACGGCATCATGTTGGCGTCGCTCTTCGGCGACATTCCGTCGGCCTACGAGTTCTCCGAGATGTCGTTGCGGCTGAACGAGAAGTTCAACGACGCCAGGCTCAAGGGCAAGTTGCTCTTCATGCATGGCGGCCACATCCACTTCTGGCGGAGGCCCATCGCGACGAGTGTTCCGATCATGGAGCAGGGCTTCCTCGCCTGCCTGGAGGTCGGCGACCTCGTCTTCGCCGGCCTCGTCACCATCCTGACGGTCTGGCTGGTCCTGGAGAAGGGCAGCCCGCTCGACGAAGTCCTCAAGGTGTCGCGGAAGTACATCGCGTTCGCCAGGGAGAGCCACAACGCCGCGGTACTCCATACGCTCCAGCTCGAGCAGCGATTCGTGGCGAGCCTGCGAGGAGCGACGCCGGAACCGACAAGCCTTGACGATGGCTCCTTCGACGAAGCCGAAAGTCTGGCGGTGATCACGGAGGCGACCTTCGGCTGCGGGATTGCCTTCTACCATGTCATGAAGCAGATCGCCGCTTTTGCCGGCGGACGGTATGGCGAGGCGCTCGAGTCCGCGGCCCGGGCGGCGACGATGCTCGGGGCGATCATGGCGCAGCCCATCGAGGCCACGTACCACTTCTACCACGCGCTCACCCTGGCCGCACTTCATCCGCAGGTGCCCGCGGACCAGCAGCGGGAATTCGCGCGCACCCTCGAAGCGGAGCTGCGGAAGCTCAAGCTCTGGGCAGACAACTGCCCGGAGAACTACCTGAGCCGCCATGCCCTCGTCTCAGCAGAGATCGCTCGCATCGAAGGCCGGGAGCTCGACGCACAGCGCCTCTATGAAGAGGCCATCCGCTCGGCGCGCGAGAACGGCTTCGTTCAGAATGAAGCGCTCGCGTATGAGCTCGCTTCGGCGTTCTACCGGGCGCGTGGGTTCGACCAGTTCGCCAACACCTATCTCAGCGGCGCCCGTGCCTGCTATGTGCGCTGGGGCGCCGACAGCAAGGTCAAGCAGCTCGACCAGCAGAATCCCCGTCTGCTCCAGCCGAGGCCCCCCACGCCCGCTGCCACCTTCGCGGTCCGGACCGAGCAGCTCGACCTGCTCTCGGTGACCAAAGCCTCACAGAGCATCTCGGGTGAGATCGTCCTCGACAAGCTGGTGCGCACGCTGCTCACCATCGTGCTCGAGCAGGGCGGAGCGCAAAGAGGCTGCCTGATCCTCTACCGGGAGGGCGGCTTGTCCATCGAGGCGGAGGCGTCCCTCGAAGTAGGAGGCGTGGCGACGAAGCTCCTGGAGGCGCAGCCACTCTCGTCGTCGCTCGTGCCCGTTTCGATCGCCAACTACGCCTGGCGGACGAAGGAGCGGGTGGTCCTCGAGGGCATCGCCGATGGGGCGAAATACGCCTCGGATCCGTACATCGTGCACGTGAAGCCGAGGTCACTCCTGTGCTTGCCCATTCTCCGGCAAGCGGAGGTAGTCGGTCTGCTCTATCTCGAGAACAACCTCGTCGCCAGCGCGTTCACACCCGAGAGGCTTGCAGCCCTCTCGCTGCTCGCCTCGCAGGCGGCCATCTCCTTGGAGAACGCGCTACTCCTCTCCAAGGAGCAGGCGGCGCGGGCGGCGGCCGAGATGGCGGAGCGCCAGGCCACGTTCCTCGCCGAGGTGGGAGCGCTCCTTTCGGAATCGCTCGATTATGAGGAGACGCTGGCGCGCCTCGGGCGGCTGTCCGTGAGATCGATCTGCGACTGGTGCGTGATCGACATCGTGGAAGGCGCAGAGATCCGGCGCATCGCCGGTGCACACAAAGACCCCGCGAAGGAGCGGGTGCTCGAGGAGCTTCGACGGCGGTATCCTCCTCACTGGGATTCGCCCCAACCGGCGGCTGGGGTCCTGCGGACGGGTGAGCCACTCCTGTTTCCCGAGCTCTCCGACGAAGGCATTCGAAGACTCGCCGTGGACGACGAGCACGTGAGGATCTGCCGCGAGCTCGGGGCACGGAGCTCCATGATCGTGCCGCTCGTCGCGTGCGGGCAGACGTTCGGGGTGCTGAGCGCCGTCTCGTCCACGCCGGGGCGCCGCTACGGCGGCGCCGACCTCAAGCTTGTGCAGGAAGTGGCGCGCCGGGCCGCGATAGCGATCGACAACGCGCGGCTCTACCGCAAGACACAGGAGGCCATCCGCGTGCGGGACGAGTTCCTCTCCGTGGCCTCGCACGAGCTGAATACGCCGATGACATCACTCACGCTCACGCTGCAGTCCATGGACCGGGCCTTCCGAGCGGGTCGCTCCATCGACCCGCAGACGATGGGCAGGCTGGTCGAGCGCTCCCTGTTGCAGGGAGCGCGCCTGTGCCGGCTGAACAGGGATCTCCTGGATGTCTCGCGGCTCCATGCGGGCCAACTCCCGCTCGAACTCGAGGACGTCGACCTCGGGGCCATCGTCCGGGAGGTGGTCGAGCAATTCAAGCTGGAGTTCTCGCAGGCGGGGTGCCCGCTCACGATGCGGGACGGCGGCCGGATCGTGGGCCTTTGGGATCGCTCCCGCGTCGCCCAGATCCTGACCAGACTCCTCTCCAATGCGCTCAAGTTCGGGGCTGGCAAGCCCATCGAGATATTCCTCGGCGAGGAGGCCGGGATGGCGCGGGTTGCCGTCAGGGACCACGGGATTGGCATCGACCCGACGCGGCAGGGGCGGATTTTCGAGCGTTTCGAGCGCGCCGTGTCCGACAAGCATTACGGCGGGCTGGGGCTCGGCCTCTACATCAGCCGCTGGATCGCGGAGGCGCACGGGGGCACGATCCGGGTCCAGAGCGAGCCAGGTGCCGGCTCCACGTTCATCCTCGAGCTTCCTTGCGTCGGGCCACGCCCCTCCGCCGAAAGGGACGTGTAG
- a CDS encoding LysR family transcriptional regulator, protein MSLTHIQSFVAVAEEGHVGRAARRLHLSQPPLSRHILSLEDELGAPLFERTPRGMRLLPAGEAFLTHARRILAEVDAAVHTVRGVAAGRPDDS, encoded by the coding sequence GTGAGCCTCACGCACATCCAATCCTTCGTCGCGGTGGCCGAGGAAGGCCACGTGGGCCGCGCCGCGCGCCGGCTCCACCTGTCCCAGCCGCCACTCAGCCGTCACATCCTGTCGCTCGAGGACGAGCTGGGCGCGCCGCTCTTCGAGCGCACCCCCCGGGGCATGCGCCTGCTGCCCGCGGGCGAGGCGTTCCTCACCCACGCGCGCCGCATCCTCGCCGAGGTGGATGCCGCGGTGCACACCGTGCGCGGCGTCGCGGCGGGCCGTCCCGACGACTCCTGA
- a CDS encoding outer membrane protein — MNAFPLLILLALAQTPAPSKTTPTPTQETAAAAAQEPGGRILLAPKLGFFKTTTPLSGAFFLGAEAGYLTPLLGNRLAIVAEFNFHQPQVSGTLGDPQLPADAPYTLTEREMAILLSAVYRFEGTLLEGTLTPYVGAGPGLYLHRAETEAFGGTYTESEATVGFQLLGGAEYKLGPGGIFAEVHYHFTRVDFLTTGDVNLGGFLAAGVGYRLHL; from the coding sequence ATGAACGCCTTTCCCCTCCTCATCCTCCTGGCGCTCGCCCAGACGCCCGCGCCCTCGAAGACGACCCCCACGCCCACCCAGGAGACCGCCGCCGCGGCCGCCCAGGAGCCCGGAGGCCGCATCCTCCTGGCTCCCAAGCTGGGCTTCTTCAAGACGACCACCCCGCTCAGCGGCGCCTTCTTCCTCGGCGCCGAGGCGGGCTACCTCACCCCGCTGCTGGGCAACCGCCTGGCCATCGTCGCCGAGTTCAACTTCCACCAGCCGCAGGTCAGCGGCACGCTCGGCGACCCGCAGCTCCCGGCGGACGCCCCCTACACGCTCACCGAGCGCGAGATGGCCATCCTGCTGTCCGCCGTCTACCGCTTCGAGGGAACCCTCCTCGAGGGCACCCTCACCCCCTACGTGGGCGCCGGCCCCGGCCTCTACCTGCACCGCGCGGAGACCGAGGCCTTCGGCGGCACGTACACCGAGTCCGAGGCCACCGTGGGCTTCCAGCTCCTCGGCGGCGCCGAGTACAAGCTCGGCCCCGGCGGCATCTTCGCCGAGGTCCACTACCACTTCACCCGCGTGGACTTCCTGACCACCGGTGACGTCAACCTCGGCGGCTTCCTCGCCGCGGGCGTGGGCTACCGGCTGCACCTCTGA